Genomic segment of Paenibacillus sp. FSL R5-0623:
GCGTTGGGATTACTTTCTTTAACGAACTCCACAGGCGCTATTCCATGAATTTTTGCCATTTCACAAGTTTAACGAATCGTAGACGTACGTCTTATTATCTGAATCTGGGCATGTTTGGAGCCAATATTCATGAAGTGACATGGATTAACGTGGCTGAGATTCGTTAGATTTTACATAGCAAGGAAATCCCCAATATAAGGTGTGCAGGATTCGTTAGCGTCTGATGAGCGTAAGGAAGACTTTTCTCAATGAAGGAACGGTGTCCGACAGTATGTAGATGTTGCTAAATTGGATATGTAGACATGGATAAACACCCGGAACCCAATTCCGGGTGCTTTGTGTATGTTTTCAATCTTCTCAAGAATAAGTGATATCCAAAACAACAAAAGCCCTACCTCTCTTTTGTCCTTGCGGCTCCGATGACCGCGCCAGTGTGAATGGGAACATCTTGTGAAACTCTGTACTACCGGGTTATTGTGATTCAGGTTCTTCAATCTTCATAGGTTAATTGTGCTTATAGTTCGCTGCGGTCGCAGCATGAAGAAAATATTCCGGGGTTTAAAGAAGACAGAAATCATATGAGGTTGTTTAATACAACTCTTATAGTATACCACAGGTTGTAATTATCTGCAATAAAAAGGAAAGCGCGACCAGAGCAACATGTTTTCGGACTGTTTTTATGTTAGAAAGTGAAAGGTTAGTTTGAAAAGATACAGAAAATTTTTCAAACTATTTCTTCATAGGGGTAATCCTCTTCAAAAGATTCTACGTAGGTTATAATAAGAGGGAAGAAACAGAAAGGGGCCCTCGCATGACTGAATCGATGGAGGACAGCAGGTTAATGCGGCAGATTGCGGAACGTGATGCCTCCGCACTGGAGCTTTTATATGACCGTTATGAGCGAGCGGTGTATTCTTTTGCCTACCGGATCGTTGGTGATCCCATGACGGCAGAAGAGACCGTTCAGGAACTTTTTATGCGGGTCTGGAATAATGCCGAACGTTACGATGCCTCACAGGGGAAGCTGACCACATGGATGTTTGCGATTACGCGTAACATTGCAGTGGACATGCTGAGGCGGAAATCAAAAGGGGCAGCGGCTACTTCAGTTGAACACGAGACAATGGCGGCCTATGCCGATGAGCATACGAACACGGAAGAAGAAGTGGAGCGTAAATGGGAAGGTACCCGGATTAAAGAGGCGTTGTCCCAATTGAACGGTGATCAGCAACAAGTTATAGAATCGATTTATTATGCGGGATTAACCCAGCAGGAAGTATCCAGCCGATTCGGGATTCCGCTGGGTACAGTAAAGAGCCGTGTCAGGCTTGCCATGCGACAGCTCCAAAAGTTGCTGGCCGATGCTGAATTGCATCCGGACGCGGGAAGGGAGGGCATACATCCATGATAGAACGACATGAGGAGTGGTCTGATCTGGCACCGATGTATGTGCTGGGCGGACTGGAAGCAGAGGAAGTGGCGGCGTTTGAAGCGCATATGGCAACTTGCGAACCTTGCCGCCAGGAGGTAAGGGAATTGCAGGAAGTGACTGGCTTCCTGCCACTTGCGGCGGAACCTGTGGTACCGCCGCAAGGCATGCGAGCACGTGTGCTGGGCAACGTGCTCGGACATGGGCAGGAGAGCGCCGAGGCGAAGCCAGCGGCTGCTCCTGCAGAGCCTGAAGCACCCGTGGTGCTTCAGGAGGATCTTGCGCCGCAGCACGAACGTGCGGCGCAGCCCGGGCCAGGCTTGCCGCCGGTAACGGCGGTGCCTGCGGCCCGGGTGGAAGAGGCTGCCGAGGCACAGCCATGGCAGCCACAAGCGCGCGCGCGTGCGCGCAGCAGCCGCGCCTGGCGCCTGGCCAGTGCCGGCCTTGCGGCCGCGGCACTGGTGCTCGGCGTGTACACGGCGCAGCTGCAGAGCCGGATCGACTCGCTGACGCAGCAAGCGGCGGGCTCGTCGGCTACGCAAGAGCAGCTGGTGCAGGCACAGGCGCAGAATGCACAGCTGCAAGAGCAGCTGGCATCAGCACTGAAGCCCGCACAGGGCATGCAGACTGGCGAGGCAGTGAAGCTGAATCCTGCAACTCAGGACATTGTAGCTCAGGGTCTCGCAACCATCGTTATTGACAGCAAAGGCACTCACCTGGTTGTGCAGGCTGAGAACCTGCCGAACCTGGAAGGCAACGAGGCTTTTCAGGTCTGGTTGATCAAAGGAGATACCCCTCAGAATGCCGGTACTTTCCTTAGTCGTAACGGAACGGGAGCAGTATACTACACATTGGATTCGGCCAACGACTATGATACGGTTGCCATCACGCTTGAACCGGATGCAATGGGAGAGGAGCCGCGCGGTACAATGATTCTGGCTGCCAAGATTAAAGGGTAAATATAGGACATATCACCAAAGGCTGCTCCGTCGTGGAGCAGCCTTTTTGTGTTTTCCAGTTCTGGTGCCCACCCATTGGATTTTATTAATTTTTTTAGTCGGAGCTACCGATAAACAAATAGAAGGCAATACCCTTAATCTCCCCGTGTCTCAAGGGAGAACTGGTTGCACATAGAGAGTGAGGGGTTCAGTTGGAAGCATACCGTTCATTTATCTTTCGCCTGATACGCAATTATCTGATCGGTTCACTGGCAGCTGTTTTTGTTGTCGGTACAGTAGTTATGGTATCTACTCTGCAGATACCCAATATTCAATTTGTTCGACTCATCTTCATTGTACTGATCTCACTCTTGTTCATG
This window contains:
- a CDS encoding sigma-70 family RNA polymerase sigma factor, with the protein product MTESMEDSRLMRQIAERDASALELLYDRYERAVYSFAYRIVGDPMTAEETVQELFMRVWNNAERYDASQGKLTTWMFAITRNIAVDMLRRKSKGAAATSVEHETMAAYADEHTNTEEEVERKWEGTRIKEALSQLNGDQQQVIESIYYAGLTQQEVSSRFGIPLGTVKSRVRLAMRQLQKLLADAELHPDAGREGIHP
- a CDS encoding anti-sigma factor, with the protein product MRARVLGNVLGHGQESAEAKPAAAPAEPEAPVVLQEDLAPQHERAAQPGPGLPPVTAVPAARVEEAAEAQPWQPQARARARSSRAWRLASAGLAAAALVLGVYTAQLQSRIDSLTQQAAGSSATQEQLVQAQAQNAQLQEQLASALKPAQGMQTGEAVKLNPATQDIVAQGLATIVIDSKGTHLVVQAENLPNLEGNEAFQVWLIKGDTPQNAGTFLSRNGTGAVYYTLDSANDYDTVAITLEPDAMGEEPRGTMILAAKIKG